One genomic window of Ruminococcus gauvreauii includes the following:
- a CDS encoding M20/M25/M40 family metallo-hydrolase gives MIGWMISGILLLLLAAILIRTVMFRPANEPALHPQEIMLDEAKIIDDLAAMIRCKTVSNRDESLVDHMEFVKFQTLLKERFPAVHRHAKLTKIGKTGLLYHLRGQSAEKPSVCMAHYDVVPAEESGWDRPAFAGLVEGDMIWGRGTLDTKGTLCALLEAAELLLKEGYVLKHDLYFSFSGEEEIDGETCADIVDYLREKGIQPAIVLDEGGAVVDHVFPGVDRPCAVVGIGEKGSVNMDFVIESDGGHASTPPAHTILGQLAQAVASIEKHPFKRQLTRPVKEMFDTLGRHSSLVYRMIFANLWCFLPLLDFICKKSGGELNAMMRTTVAVTRMEGSKAYNVLPPNAAFGANIRLLGDDTIESATKYLQRVIKNEKIRPRLVNGTNPSIYSDTSCEEWNTLKEVIAETWPGTLVSPYLMMACSDSRHYCSITDRVYRFSAMQLSKEERGMIHGNNERVPVETMLTTVRFYVRLLQRL, from the coding sequence ATGATTGGATGGATGATTTCAGGAATTTTGTTACTTTTACTCGCGGCGATACTGATTCGGACAGTGATGTTTCGTCCTGCAAATGAGCCGGCTTTGCACCCGCAGGAAATCATGCTTGACGAAGCAAAGATCATCGATGACCTGGCGGCGATGATCCGCTGTAAAACAGTCTCCAACCGGGATGAGTCGCTGGTGGATCACATGGAATTCGTGAAATTCCAGACGCTGCTGAAGGAACGTTTCCCCGCGGTTCACAGGCATGCCAAACTGACTAAGATCGGCAAAACGGGACTGCTCTACCATCTCAGGGGACAGTCCGCAGAGAAGCCTTCCGTCTGCATGGCCCATTATGACGTGGTGCCTGCCGAGGAAAGCGGGTGGGACAGGCCCGCATTCGCAGGCCTTGTGGAAGGTGATATGATATGGGGCCGCGGCACGCTGGATACCAAGGGCACGCTCTGCGCCCTTCTCGAGGCTGCCGAGCTGCTGCTGAAAGAAGGATACGTTCTGAAACACGACCTGTATTTTTCATTTTCCGGGGAAGAAGAAATCGATGGAGAGACTTGTGCCGATATCGTAGATTATCTCCGCGAAAAGGGCATACAGCCCGCAATCGTGCTGGATGAGGGCGGCGCAGTGGTTGATCACGTGTTTCCCGGTGTCGACAGACCGTGTGCCGTCGTCGGAATCGGTGAAAAAGGCAGTGTGAACATGGATTTTGTCATCGAAAGCGACGGCGGGCATGCATCGACGCCTCCTGCACACACCATACTGGGACAGCTCGCACAGGCGGTAGCATCCATTGAAAAACATCCGTTTAAACGGCAGCTGACCCGGCCTGTCAAGGAAATGTTTGATACCCTGGGCAGGCATTCCAGTCTTGTATACCGCATGATCTTTGCCAATCTGTGGTGCTTCCTGCCGCTGCTGGATTTTATCTGCAAAAAATCCGGTGGAGAGCTAAATGCCATGATGCGCACCACCGTGGCGGTCACCCGCATGGAAGGGAGCAAAGCCTACAACGTGCTGCCGCCAAATGCAGCATTCGGCGCCAACATCCGCCTCTTGGGCGATGACACGATCGAATCCGCGACAAAATACCTGCAGAGAGTCATAAAAAACGAAAAGATCCGCCCCCGCCTCGTAAATGGCACGAACCCCTCCATTTATTCTGACACGTCGTGTGAAGAATGGAATACCTTAAAAGAAGTGATCGCCGAGACATGGCCGGGCACGCTGGTCTCTCCATACCTCATGATGGCGTGCAGCGATTCCAGGCATTACTGCAGCATCACCGACCGCGTCTACCGTTTCTCCGCCATGCAGCTGTCGAAGGAAGAACGCGGTATGATTCATGGAAATAACGAGCGTGTCCCCGTTGAAACCATGCTGACTACCGTACGGTTCTATGTCCGTCTCCTGCAAAGACTTTGA
- a CDS encoding DUF5058 family protein, translated as MRFDANSGFLYLIAFLVILFVLAQSVFFLVTAYRRGKEINMDVKKLRKTILSTAIFTIAPAVSILLGVVTLSKFLGIPLPWIRMSVIGAITYELPAATSTANALGVSLSQQVTDPGTYSAIAWVMTLGILPSIVLPPILMKKIQGGMVRIKSRDSRWGDLFMSSMFLGMISAFLGMVFSDVRDGLPGFIPLFVLLVSAALMAVCGLLIKKCKMKWLETYALSVSMIGAMIFAVIITPVIV; from the coding sequence ATGCGATTTGATGCAAACAGCGGCTTTTTATATCTGATTGCGTTTCTTGTAATCTTATTCGTGCTCGCCCAGTCCGTCTTTTTTCTGGTAACGGCATACCGGAGAGGAAAAGAAATCAATATGGATGTAAAAAAACTGCGGAAAACCATTTTGTCAACTGCAATTTTTACCATTGCTCCGGCGGTATCCATCTTACTAGGTGTCGTAACACTCTCAAAATTCCTCGGAATCCCCCTTCCCTGGATCCGCATGAGCGTGATCGGCGCGATCACGTACGAACTGCCCGCTGCAACCTCGACCGCTAATGCGCTGGGCGTGTCCTTATCGCAGCAGGTCACCGATCCGGGTACATACTCGGCGATCGCCTGGGTGATGACGCTCGGAATCCTGCCGAGTATCGTTCTCCCTCCCATCCTGATGAAGAAAATCCAGGGAGGCATGGTCAGAATCAAATCCAGAGACAGCAGGTGGGGCGATCTTTTTATGTCTTCCATGTTTCTGGGGATGATATCCGCTTTTCTCGGTATGGTTTTCTCAGACGTGAGAGACGGACTGCCAGGGTTCATTCCGCTCTTTGTACTCCTGGTTTCCGCAGCGCTCATGGCCGTCTGCGGGCTTTTAATTAAAAAATGCAAGATGAAATGGCTGGAAACTTACGCACTGTCCGTCAGTATGATCGGCGCAATGATATTTGCCGTGATCATTACTCCGGTCATCGTTTAA
- a CDS encoding GH25 family lysozyme — protein sequence MNGIDISAYQGNVNGRKIREAGIEFAIIRVTDKNNKEDTAFKENYRQCSNAGISIGVYKFSYALSKSAAAAEAEKTLELIRDKKISCGVWLDLEWEKQRQLGSKKLEEIAMTFLDTVQAAGYPCGIYCNTDWYKNVLPKSLKAYPLWLARYPAADNGTPNYSLKPGAGIIWQYTSKGKVPGISGHVDRDISWVDLNSYFKGENQESEAVYMFGVGTLQYGSGGNDVLLFQEIMKARGYYQGDLDRSYGSGCQEACRRYQKEREGAAGPVDGICGEKTWADLIAL from the coding sequence ATGAATGGTATCGATATCAGCGCCTATCAGGGCAACGTAAACGGCAGAAAAATCAGAGAAGCCGGAATCGAATTCGCTATTATCAGAGTGACTGATAAAAACAATAAAGAAGATACCGCTTTTAAAGAGAATTACAGACAATGCAGCAATGCGGGAATTTCCATAGGTGTATATAAATTTTCCTACGCCCTGTCGAAATCAGCAGCCGCCGCCGAGGCGGAGAAAACACTGGAGCTTATCAGGGACAAAAAAATCTCCTGCGGGGTATGGCTGGATCTGGAATGGGAAAAACAGAGGCAGCTTGGCTCAAAAAAACTGGAGGAGATCGCAATGACTTTTCTGGATACGGTGCAGGCTGCCGGTTATCCGTGCGGAATCTATTGTAATACTGACTGGTATAAAAACGTCCTGCCAAAGTCCCTGAAAGCATATCCGCTCTGGCTGGCGAGGTATCCGGCAGCGGATAACGGGACTCCGAATTACTCCCTGAAGCCGGGCGCCGGAATTATCTGGCAGTATACAAGCAAAGGAAAGGTGCCGGGAATATCAGGTCATGTGGACAGAGATATTTCATGGGTGGATCTGAACAGTTATTTTAAAGGTGAGAATCAGGAAAGTGAGGCGGTTTATATGTTTGGTGTTGGTACGCTGCAGTACGGGAGCGGGGGAAATGATGTGCTGTTGTTTCAGGAGATCATGAAGGCGCGCGGTTACTATCAGGGTGACTTGGACCGGAGTTACGGCAGCGGATGTCAGGAAGCATGCCGCAGATACCAGAAGGAGAGAGAAGGCGCAGCAGGTCCGGTAGACGGAATCTGCGGTGAAAAAACATGGGCTGATCTGATCGCTTTGTAA
- a CDS encoding MATE family efflux transporter has product MEEKELGGGKTIFYKKLFSLVLPIAFQQFMLAAVSASDALMLGFVNQDSLSAVSLAGQVTFVFNLFMGGLTMGTSILAAQYYGKGDVTAIEKIFAYVTRVSFLISAVFFLASLFMPDQLMRIFTSEPQLITGGSVYLRIVAASYLFTGISQIFLCILKNTGYAMKSMVIGSSAVVINIFLNAALIFGLLFFPKMGIAGAALATSISKLIEMLWAYVESLRKNRIRLRIKYCFAADRLLVRDYWKYTVPMMGDYLVWGCGFTMYSVIMGHLGSDAVAANSIANIVKNLIVSFCTGLANGGGIIVGNELGMGNLKQAKQYGGLLWKMAVIGGVASCLLLLALSPLILNVTVLSSQATEYLMWMLLFCACYMVAKAINMTTIAGIFPAGGDSKFGLICDAITMWIFAVPAGFLAAFYWNLPVVVVFLIINLDEVVKLPAAIIHYRKYGWLKNITR; this is encoded by the coding sequence ATGGAGGAAAAAGAGTTAGGCGGTGGGAAAACAATCTTTTATAAAAAGCTGTTTTCCCTTGTTCTGCCAATCGCATTTCAACAATTTATGCTGGCGGCGGTAAGTGCTTCGGACGCTCTCATGCTCGGATTTGTCAATCAGGATTCCCTGTCGGCGGTATCGCTGGCCGGGCAGGTCACCTTTGTGTTCAACCTGTTTATGGGCGGGTTGACAATGGGAACAAGCATTTTGGCCGCACAATACTACGGGAAGGGTGACGTAACCGCTATTGAGAAAATATTTGCATATGTCACAAGGGTTTCCTTTTTGATTTCGGCGGTGTTCTTTTTAGCGTCCCTTTTCATGCCCGATCAGTTAATGCGGATTTTTACAAGCGAGCCGCAACTTATAACAGGAGGCAGCGTTTATCTTCGTATTGTTGCAGCGTCCTATCTTTTTACCGGTATATCGCAAATTTTCCTTTGTATCTTGAAAAATACAGGGTATGCCATGAAAAGCATGGTGATTGGGTCAAGCGCCGTTGTTATCAATATTTTCCTAAATGCCGCGCTGATTTTCGGGCTGCTCTTTTTCCCAAAAATGGGGATTGCGGGCGCTGCCCTTGCCACCTCTATTTCAAAGCTCATTGAAATGCTGTGGGCCTATGTGGAATCTCTGCGGAAAAACCGGATCAGGCTGCGGATCAAGTATTGTTTTGCAGCAGACCGGCTTTTAGTTCGGGACTACTGGAAATATACAGTACCCATGATGGGGGATTATCTGGTGTGGGGGTGTGGCTTCACCATGTACTCTGTTATCATGGGACACTTGGGCAGCGACGCTGTGGCCGCCAATTCGATTGCGAATATCGTAAAGAATCTGATCGTTAGCTTTTGTACAGGCCTTGCCAATGGCGGCGGTATTATCGTGGGCAACGAGTTGGGCATGGGAAATTTGAAACAAGCAAAGCAGTACGGCGGTCTGCTCTGGAAAATGGCGGTCATCGGGGGTGTGGCGTCCTGCCTGCTCCTGCTCGCGTTGTCACCTCTGATCTTGAACGTTACGGTTTTAAGCTCCCAGGCGACCGAATACCTGATGTGGATGTTACTATTCTGTGCCTGCTATATGGTTGCTAAGGCAATTAACATGACGACGATAGCCGGAATTTTCCCCGCTGGCGGCGATTCTAAGTTTGGCTTGATTTGCGACGCGATCACCATGTGGATTTTTGCTGTTCCAGCCGGTTTCCTTGCAGCGTTTTATTGGAATCTCCCCGTCGTCGTTGTATTCCTGATTATCAACTTAGATGAAGTTGTCAAGCTGCCCGCCGCCATTATCCATTATCGGAAATACGGTTGGCTAAAGAATATTACAAGATAA